The genomic window GGGCAGCCCGGGGAAGCCGCCGCCGAGCCCGCCGGCCAGCGGGCCCATGCGGTCGGCGGTCAGCTCGCTCGCCAGGCGGGAGGCGTCGCGGACCGCCGCGACGACGAGGTCCTGCAGCGTCTCCACGTCGTCGGGGTCGACGGCCGACGGCGCGATGGTGACCGCCTGCAGCTCGCCGTCGCCGGTCATCGTGGCCGTGACGAGGCCGCCGCCGGCCGAGCCGGTGACCTCCTCGGAGGCGAGCTGCTCCTGCGCGGCGGCGAGGGCCTGCTGCATCTGCTGGGCCTGCTGCAGGATCGCCGACAGGTCGGGCTGGCCACCACCGGGGAACATGCCACCGAGCGTATGCCGCCGGTCGGACATCCGGGGGACGACGAGCGGCACCGGCGCGGTCAGGACTCGACCGGCCGGGCCCCCAGCTGGGCGCGGAGCAGGGCCAGCGCCGCCTGCTCCGGGTCGACGGCGGGCTCCCGGTCGCGGGCGGGGTCGTCCGCCTCGGCCGCCCGCTGGGCCATGAGCTCGCGCGCCTCCGCGGCCTCCGCCGCCTGGGCTGCCTCCTGCGCCGCCTCGGGCGACGGCCCGCTCGCACCGCCCCCACGAGTCGCCCCCTCGACGACCGCCTCGACCTTCCAGCGCACCCCGAGCAGCTCGTTGAGCGCCTCGCGCAGCACGTCCTTGTTGAGGTCGTCGCCGATCCGGCGGGCCAGCGCCGGGGAGGA from Geodermatophilus normandii includes these protein-coding regions:
- a CDS encoding YbaB/EbfC family nucleoid-associated protein, giving the protein MFPGGGQPDLSAILQQAQQMQQALAAAQEQLASEEVTGSAGGGLVTATMTGDGELQAVTIAPSAVDPDDVETLQDLVVAAVRDASRLASELTADRMGPLAGGLGGGFPGLPGA